The following coding sequences are from one Hypanus sabinus isolate sHypSab1 unplaced genomic scaffold, sHypSab1.hap1 scaffold_306, whole genome shotgun sequence window:
- the LOC132388366 gene encoding zinc finger protein 420-like, with amino-acid sequence MAHQRVHTRGQAFTCTVCGKGFTASSNLQRHQRVHTGEKPFTCSVCGKGFTQSSHLQSHQRVHTGEKPFICSVCGKGFTQSSQLQSHQRVHTGEKPFTCSVCGKGFSQSSNLQNHQRVHTGEKPFTCSECGIGFTQSSQLLAHQSVHNGEWPFTCSVCGKGFTQSSHLQSHQRVHTREKPFTCSVCGKGFTQSSQLQNHQRLHTEEWLFTCSECGKRFTQSSTLLSHQRVHTGEKPFTCSECGKRFTHSSTLQRHQRVHTGERPFTCSVCGKGFTRSSILQSHQRVHTGEKPFTCSVCGKGFTHLSSLQSHQRVHTGERPFTCSDCGKSFTRSSQLLAHQSVHTGEKPFTCSVCGKGFTRSSHLQNHRRVHTGEKPFICSECGKGFTRSSTLLSHQRVHTGERPFSCTVCGKGFTRSSTLQRHQRVHTGERPFTCSVCGKGFTQSSSLQSHQRFHTGERPFTCLDCGIVFTRSSQLLAHQSVHSGDWPLL; translated from the coding sequence atggcacaccaACGTGTTCACACCAGGGGGCAGGCATTCACCTgcacagtctgtgggaagggattcactgcgtcatccaacctacagagacatcaacgagttcacactggggagaagccattcacctgctcagtctgtgggaagggattcactcagtcatcccacctacagagtcatcagcgagttcacactggggagaagccgttcatttgctcagtctgtgggaagggattcactcagtcatcccaactacagagtcatcagcgagttcacactggggagaagccattcacctgctcagtctgtgggaagggattctctcagtcatccaacctacagaatcatcagcgagttcacactggggagaagccgttcacctgttcagaatgtgggataggattcactcagtcatcccaactactggcacatcagtcagttcataatggggagtggccattcacctgctcagtctgtgggaagggattcactcagtcatcccacctacagagtcatcagcgagttcacactagagagaagccgttcacctgctcagtctgtgggaagggattcactcagtcatcccaactacagaatcatcagcgacttcacactgaggagtggctgttcacctgctcagaatgtgggaaaagattcactcagtcatccaccctactgagtcatcagcgtgttcacactggggagaagccgttcacctgctcagaatgtgggaaaagattcactcactcatccaccctacagagacaccagcgagttcacactggggagaggccattcacctgctcagtctgtgggaagggattcactcggtcatccatcctacagagtcatcagcgagttcacactggggagaagccgttcacctgctcagtctgtgggaagggattcactcatttatccagcctacagagtcatcagcgagttcacactggggagaggccattcacctgctcagactgtgggaagagtttcactcggtcatcccaactactggcacaccagtcagttcatactggggagaagccgttcacctgctcagtctgtgggaagggattcactcggtcatcccacctacagaatcatcggcgagttcacactggggagaagccattcatctgctcagaatgtgggaagggattcactcggtcatccaccctactgagtcaccagcgagttcacactggggagaggccgttctcctgcacagtatgtgggaagggattcactcggtcatccaccctgcagagacaccagcgagttcacactggggagaggccattcacctgctcagtctgtggaaagggattcactcagtcatccagcttacagagtcatcagcgatttcacactggggagaggccgttcacctgcttagactgtgggatagtattcactcggtcatcacaactactggcacaccagtcagttcacagtggggactggccgttgttatga